A single Deinococcus radiopugnans ATCC 19172 DNA region contains:
- a CDS encoding nitroreductase family protein, whose translation MTATLSQNTQTQTTEPQTTQPLTVAEAIETRRSIRKFVQEPMSQGDLREILRLAGLAPTANNVQTTRFAVIQDRALLAQLQAVSYNQSQITSAPAVIVVYSDMEDALNTIEQTLPATMSDDDRQKRAAGLRGQFQNQDVAQRGQWGLTQANIAFGFVMLAARGLGYDTVPMLGFQPDKVRELLGLPEHAQFAGLLPIGKRAEDGFPHHRHAVERVATFY comes from the coding sequence ATGACCGCCACCCTGTCCCAGAACACCCAGACCCAGACCACCGAGCCTCAGACCACCCAGCCCCTGACCGTCGCCGAGGCCATCGAGACCCGCCGCAGCATCCGCAAGTTCGTCCAGGAGCCCATGAGCCAGGGGGATCTGCGCGAGATCCTGCGCCTGGCCGGCCTGGCTCCCACGGCCAACAACGTGCAGACCACCCGCTTCGCCGTGATTCAGGACCGCGCCCTGCTGGCGCAGCTGCAGGCGGTCTCGTACAACCAGAGCCAGATCACCAGCGCCCCCGCCGTGATCGTGGTCTACAGCGACATGGAAGACGCGCTGAACACCATCGAGCAGACCCTGCCGGCCACCATGAGCGACGATGATCGCCAGAAGCGCGCGGCCGGTTTGCGGGGGCAGTTCCAGAATCAGGATGTGGCCCAGCGCGGTCAGTGGGGCCTGACCCAGGCGAACATCGCCTTCGGGTTTGTGATGCTCGCGGCGCGCGGCCTGGGCTACGACACCGTGCCTATGCTGGGCTTCCAGCCCGACAAGGTGCGCGAACTGCTGGGCCTGCCCGAACACGCCCAGTTTGCCGGACTGCTGCCCATCGGCAAGCGCGCCGAGGACGGCTTCCCGCACCACCGCCACGCCGTCGAGCGGGTCGCCACGTTCTACTAA
- a CDS encoding TCR/Tet family MFS transporter produces the protein MSKRPAALIFILITALIDIMGIGLIIPVLPGLVKELAGSEAAGARDIGLLTAAYAIMQFVFAPILGTLSDRYGRRPVLLLSLLGVTLDYLLLYFAPSLWWLLIGRLIAGVTGASLTVANAYIADVTPPADRAKNFGLLGATFGVGFILGPALGGVLGEYGLRVPFLAAAALSGLNLLYGYFVLPESLPASARGKQLNRKDLNPFTPLKALGEYALLRNLALTFVLLGLAGQVIFSTWVLYTEGVLNWSPLQNGVALAFFGLLTAGVQGGLIGISIRRLGERRTILLGLIMSTAEFLILSVARTSPVLYASLVVGAGGGLAQPAIQGLISRQVSETEQGRVQGAITSLTSLVGVVGPIIATAVFAYFNGGGASVRVPGAAFIMGAVFSLAGLFMIWSVLRRTPEEPVLGSASG, from the coding sequence ATGTCCAAGCGCCCCGCCGCCCTGATCTTTATCCTCATCACCGCGCTGATCGACATCATGGGCATCGGGCTGATCATCCCGGTGCTGCCGGGCCTGGTCAAAGAGCTGGCCGGCTCGGAGGCGGCCGGGGCGCGCGATATCGGGTTACTGACCGCCGCCTACGCGATCATGCAGTTCGTCTTCGCCCCCATTCTGGGCACGCTGAGTGACCGCTACGGGCGGCGGCCGGTGCTGCTGCTGAGCCTGCTGGGCGTGACCCTGGACTACCTGCTGCTGTACTTTGCGCCCAGTCTGTGGTGGCTGCTGATCGGCCGCCTGATCGCCGGGGTCACCGGGGCCAGCCTGACGGTGGCCAACGCCTACATCGCCGACGTGACGCCGCCCGCCGACCGGGCCAAAAACTTCGGGCTGCTGGGGGCCACCTTCGGCGTGGGCTTCATCCTGGGGCCGGCGCTGGGCGGCGTGCTGGGCGAGTACGGGCTGCGCGTGCCGTTTCTGGCGGCGGCGGCCCTCAGCGGCCTGAACCTGCTGTACGGCTACTTCGTGCTGCCCGAATCGCTGCCGGCCTCGGCGCGGGGCAAGCAGCTCAATCGCAAGGACCTCAACCCGTTCACACCTCTCAAGGCGCTGGGCGAGTACGCGCTGCTGCGAAACCTGGCCCTGACCTTCGTGTTGCTGGGGCTGGCCGGGCAGGTCATCTTCAGCACCTGGGTGCTGTACACCGAGGGCGTGCTGAACTGGAGCCCGCTGCAAAACGGCGTCGCGCTGGCCTTTTTCGGCCTGCTGACGGCGGGGGTACAGGGCGGCTTGATTGGCATCTCGATCAGGCGGCTGGGAGAGCGGCGCACCATCCTGCTGGGCCTGATCATGTCCACCGCCGAATTCCTGATCCTGAGCGTGGCGCGCACCTCGCCGGTGCTGTACGCCTCGCTGGTGGTGGGCGCGGGCGGCGGACTGGCGCAGCCGGCCATCCAGGGCCTGATCAGCCGTCAGGTCAGCGAGACCGAGCAGGGCCGCGTGCAGGGGGCGATCACCAGCCTGACCAGTCTGGTGGGGGTGGTGGGGCCGATCATCGCCACCGCCGTCTTCGCGTACTTCAACGGGGGAGGCGCGTCGGTGCGTGTGCCGGGGGCGGCCTTCATCATGGGCGCCGTGTTCTCGCTGGCGGGCCTGTTCATGATCTGGTCGGTGCTGCGCCGCACCCCGGAAGAACCAGTGTTGGGAAGCGCGAGCGGCTAG